One genomic window of Actinoplanes lobatus includes the following:
- a CDS encoding peroxidase family protein — translation MADSNIDRRTLLAGTAAGAVAATVGTTGVAATAAAAAAPDAPGAPNDWKHAGAGTRGSEIAVKAGRDKEGRFGIMFKNTEAYAPPEDLLRSLAAQMGEPTLPNPADLDNPRIPAGFTFLGQFIDHDMTLDRTPLAEAEADPLALTNFDTPVFDLGSLYGRGPSQDPDLYEADGLRMKIVRNANGVDDLPRRADGSAILGDARNDENLIVAQLHLAFAKFHNRVLSEGLASNLAEAQRITRWHFQWVIIHDFLDKVAGSEVVGRFLNNKGQVKREFYKPKNPHRPMMPIEYSVAAYRFGHSMIRAGYLLNNRAGVSAAAIFGQPGADLRGNRPLPARLEIDWWHFFDVPGRPATPRNAARRIDGKLSLPLFNMPTTVVSDGVPSLAERNLIRGVRLGLPAGQDVAARMGVTPLTNAQLGLPDPDNAGWQGKAPLWFYILKEAELTHAGERLGPVGGRVVTEVILGILEADKEGFLKRNPDFRPTTPIAPATGQFKAGDFVKFALNL, via the coding sequence ATGGCAGACAGCAACATCGACCGGCGCACGCTGCTCGCCGGCACCGCAGCGGGCGCGGTCGCGGCGACCGTGGGCACCACCGGTGTCGCGGCGACGGCCGCGGCGGCCGCCGCCCCGGACGCTCCCGGCGCGCCGAACGACTGGAAACACGCGGGCGCCGGCACCCGGGGCAGCGAGATCGCGGTGAAGGCCGGCCGCGACAAAGAGGGCCGCTTCGGCATCATGTTCAAGAACACCGAGGCGTACGCTCCGCCGGAGGACCTGCTCCGGAGCCTCGCCGCGCAGATGGGCGAGCCCACCCTGCCGAACCCGGCCGACCTGGACAACCCGCGCATCCCCGCCGGGTTCACCTTCCTCGGCCAGTTCATCGACCACGACATGACGCTGGACCGGACCCCGCTGGCGGAGGCGGAGGCCGATCCGCTGGCGCTCACCAACTTCGACACCCCGGTGTTCGATCTCGGCTCGCTCTACGGGCGGGGCCCGTCCCAGGATCCCGATCTGTACGAGGCCGACGGTCTCCGGATGAAGATCGTCCGTAACGCCAACGGCGTCGACGACCTGCCGCGCCGGGCCGACGGCAGCGCCATCCTCGGCGACGCCCGCAACGACGAGAACCTGATCGTCGCGCAGCTCCACCTGGCCTTCGCCAAGTTCCACAACCGGGTGCTGTCCGAAGGGCTGGCGAGCAACCTGGCCGAGGCGCAGCGGATCACCCGCTGGCACTTCCAGTGGGTCATCATCCACGACTTCCTCGACAAGGTCGCCGGCTCCGAGGTGGTCGGCCGGTTCCTCAACAACAAGGGCCAGGTCAAGCGGGAGTTCTACAAGCCGAAGAACCCCCACCGGCCGATGATGCCGATCGAGTACTCGGTCGCGGCGTACCGCTTCGGGCACAGCATGATCCGGGCCGGGTACCTGCTCAACAACCGTGCGGGGGTCTCGGCGGCCGCGATCTTCGGCCAGCCGGGCGCCGACCTGCGCGGCAACCGTCCGCTGCCGGCCCGCCTCGAGATCGACTGGTGGCACTTCTTCGACGTGCCCGGCCGGCCCGCCACCCCCCGCAACGCGGCCCGCCGGATCGACGGCAAGCTCTCCCTGCCGCTGTTCAACATGCCCACCACCGTGGTCAGCGACGGGGTGCCGTCGCTGGCCGAGCGCAACCTGATCCGCGGTGTCCGGCTGGGCCTGCCGGCCGGTCAGGACGTCGCCGCGCGGATGGGCGTCACCCCGCTCACCAACGCCCAGCTCGGCCTGCCCGACCCGGACAACGCCGGCTGGCAGGGCAAGGCCCCGCTCTGGTTCTACATCCTCAAGGAGGCCGAGCTCACCCACGCGGGCGAGCGGCTCGGCCCGGTCGGCGGCCGGGTCGTCACCGAGGTCATCCTCGGCATCCTGGAGGCCGACAAGGAGGGCTTCCTCAAGCGGAACCCGGACTTCCGGCCGACCACGCCGATCGCCCCGGCCACCGGCCAGTTCAAGGCCGGCGACTTCGTCAAGTTCGCGCTGAACCTCTGA
- a CDS encoding polysaccharide biosynthesis protein, with product MDQAGGRGRTAVAAPAGGTARRIGAGAAAVAIASAVASALGYLVPVLGARTLEASDLGALATVLAIAGIAAVPSMGLQIAVAVHRVRQPGAGAQRAGWLTAAVCTALVALLTPVAGPLLDVPATVILLLAVYTGAIVAAGRWLGELQGDERFLLLAVGMAVQAVGRYGGLSAGLLLGAGLTGSMLIGTATALLIPVALILLTRSSAGTATGLGITARQVFTACSATLAMLVVSYADLLLARALLPAAASGAYAVGTVLTKGAIWAPQVVTVLALPRLAHGSRRALLVAVGLVTASGAVLVTASALAGGLAFGAAGGPDYAGLGRYAPVFAATGALYALVFVLVNAQVAAGSRWPSAPMWAGCAVLVAATTVVPHTFTAIMWCATGTALLVLVATALMPNVVGQRGLRPSPSSGTKVPESD from the coding sequence GTGGATCAGGCAGGCGGTCGAGGACGGACGGCTGTAGCGGCTCCGGCCGGCGGCACGGCCCGGCGGATCGGCGCCGGGGCGGCCGCGGTCGCGATCGCCAGCGCGGTCGCCAGCGCTCTGGGCTACCTCGTCCCGGTGCTCGGCGCCCGTACCCTCGAAGCCTCTGACCTGGGCGCGCTCGCGACCGTGCTGGCCATCGCCGGCATCGCGGCCGTGCCCAGCATGGGCCTGCAGATCGCGGTGGCCGTGCACCGGGTCCGCCAGCCCGGCGCGGGCGCCCAGCGGGCCGGATGGCTCACCGCGGCCGTGTGCACCGCCCTGGTCGCCCTGCTGACCCCGGTGGCCGGCCCGCTGCTCGACGTGCCGGCCACGGTGATCCTGCTGCTGGCCGTCTACACCGGAGCGATCGTGGCGGCCGGCCGCTGGCTCGGTGAGCTCCAGGGCGACGAGCGGTTCCTGCTGCTCGCCGTGGGCATGGCCGTGCAGGCCGTCGGCCGGTACGGCGGCCTGAGCGCCGGGCTCCTGCTGGGCGCCGGGCTGACCGGGTCGATGCTGATCGGCACCGCCACCGCCCTGCTGATCCCGGTCGCGCTGATCCTGCTGACCCGCTCCTCCGCGGGTACCGCCACCGGGCTCGGCATCACCGCCAGGCAGGTCTTCACCGCCTGCTCGGCGACCCTCGCGATGCTCGTGGTCTCCTACGCCGACCTGCTGCTGGCCCGCGCGCTGCTGCCGGCCGCCGCCTCGGGCGCGTACGCGGTCGGCACGGTTCTCACCAAGGGCGCGATCTGGGCGCCCCAGGTGGTCACCGTGCTCGCCCTCCCCCGGCTCGCGCACGGCAGCAGGCGCGCCCTGCTCGTCGCGGTCGGGCTGGTCACCGCGTCCGGCGCCGTCCTGGTGACCGCGTCCGCGCTGGCCGGTGGGCTGGCGTTCGGGGCGGCCGGCGGCCCGGACTACGCCGGACTGGGCCGGTACGCGCCGGTCTTCGCCGCCACCGGCGCCCTCTACGCGCTGGTGTTCGTGCTGGTCAACGCGCAGGTGGCAGCCGGATCCCGATGGCCGTCGGCGCCCATGTGGGCGGGCTGCGCGGTGCTGGTCGCGGCCACCACCGTGGTGCCGCACACATTCACCGCGATCATGTGGTGTGCCACCGGAACCGCCCTCCTGGTGCTCGTGGCGACCGCGTTGATGCCCAACGTCGTGGGGCAGCGCGGGTTGCGGCCGTCTCCCTCGTCCGGAACAAAGGTTCCCGAGTCGGATTAA